A genome region from Gadus chalcogrammus isolate NIFS_2021 chromosome 7, NIFS_Gcha_1.0, whole genome shotgun sequence includes the following:
- the LOC130385523 gene encoding uncharacterized protein LOC130385523 — MLVLGCHSIQLGKYQGQTFRWLLENDAGYTCHLVASHQWERETSALDSPFMANKDSLARYSCAHPAFAEHLEFRRAQEEARARATLPGRGGEALVGFGQFKEDTLKDLYDSKEKERQNYVKWLRRKTPQPGSSMDVAIKYILGRDKERSAEAAATPPPPASSSTSSGPSTTTSQAAASTVLPPRKPTTPNFSALVRGRPMGPRELQAQIRKLINPPARPAAPAVSSVRDQRPSVPPPPTTEVTDEELVRMVTDVEMGNWHHTGRVAL; from the exons ATGCTGGTGCTGGGCTGCCACAGCATCCAGCTGGGGAAGTACCAGGGTCAGACCTTCCGGTGGCTCCTGGAGAACGACGCGGGCTACACCTGTCACCTGGTCGCCAGTCACCAGTGGGAGCGGGAGACGAGTGCCTTGGACAGCCCGTTCATGGCCAACAAGGACAGCCTCGCCCGCTACTCCTGCGCCCACCCCGCTTTTGCTGAGCACCTCGAGTTCCGCCGGGCGCAGGAGGAGGCCCGGGCTCGCGCCACTCTGCCCGGGCGGGGGGGCGAGGCGCTTGTTGGCTTCGGGCAGTTCAAGGAGGACACCCTGAAGGACCTGTACGACTCCAAGGAGAAGGAGCGTCAGAA CTACGTCAAGTGGCTACGGCGGAAGACCCCGCAGCCTGGGAGCTCCATGGACGTCGCCATAAAGTACATTCTGGGCCGAGACAAGGAGCGGTCGGCGGAGGCGGCTGCTACACCCCCTCcgcccgccagcagcagcaccagcagcggccccagcaccaccaccagccaggcCGCTGCTTCCACCGTGCTGCCGCCCCGCAAGCCGACCACTCCCAATTTCTCGGCCCTTGTGCGGGGGCGTCCGATGGGCCCCAGGGAGCTGCAGGCCCAGATCAGGAAACTGATTAACCCACCAGCACGGCCTGCAGCTCCAG cggTGTCTTCCGTCAGAGACCAGCGCCCCTCGGTTCCGCCGCCCCCCACCACAGAGGTGACGGACGAGGAGCTGGTCCGGATGGTCACTGACGTAGAAATGGGTAACTGGCACCACACCGGACGTGTCGCACTGTAA